One Cucurbita pepo subsp. pepo cultivar mu-cu-16 chromosome LG07, ASM280686v2, whole genome shotgun sequence genomic region harbors:
- the LOC111799281 gene encoding solute carrier family 40 member 3, chloroplastic isoform X2, with protein sequence MAIGYTLTLGQSHSFSCFKFSKSLHSSRVRCRFVSCGRLKNLNQTCISSGFRLERVISKCSITNPDVTFDQVSVEDDVQEVLSSVEADCSLPIVQLNSGFLEADTLTLQTEPLSLLTERTYVDSLLTTLPVLSEEEQNVLAATPAHPAGLYALYASCIAGNLVEQLWNFAWPTSIALLHSSLLPVAVMGFFTKLALIVGGPLVGKFMDNFPRVPAHACLNCVQAAAQLLSASMVIYAHTVPRSAASSSILLQPWFVTLIFAGAIERLSGIALGVAMERDWVVLLAGINRPIALAEANAVLSRIDLLCEIVGASLFGIFLSKYDPVTCLKFAAGLMLWSLPVVVVLTWLTNQLSTGVLDRAKCSQTCCSNPSKVNSPDAESIMDVGVEVIKNGWKEYLQQPALPASLAYVLLYFNAVLAPGSLMTAFLTQQGLSPSIIGGFSGLCAFMGVTATFVSANLVRQFGILKAGAIGLIFQAALLTVAVAVYCSGSLSRQSPLLFFLSMIVLSRLGHMSYNVVGQQILQTGIPTSKTNLIASTEVSVASLAESIMLGVAIIANDTSHFGFLAMLSLLSVVGAAVMFCQWLLNPTDEQRKLFSFGSPFEVSTKHSAKTH encoded by the exons atgGCTATTGGTTACACTCTTACACTCGGCCAATCCCACTCTTTTAgctgttttaaattttcaaaatcattgcATTCTTCTCGAGTTCGCTGTCGCTTTGTTTCTTGTGGACGGTTGAAGAATCTGAATCAGACTTGTATTTCTTCC GGCTTCAGGCTTGAGAGAGTCATTTCAAAATGTTCGATAACGAACCCCGATGTAACATTCGACCAAGTTTCAGTTGAAGACGACGTCCAAGAAGTGTTATCTTCTGTAGAAGCTGATTGTTCACTTCCCATTGTACAATTGAATTCCGGTTTCCTCGAGGCGGATACTTTGACTCTACAAACCGAACCTCTGAGTTTATTGACCGAAAGGACTTACGTCGATAGTCTTTTGACAACTTTGCCT GTTCTATCTGAGGAGGAGCAGAATGTTCTTGCAGCAACTCCAGCTCATCCAGCTGGGTTGTACG CTCTATATGCCTCATGTATTGCGGGGAATTTGGTCGAACAGCTTTGGAATTTTGCGTGGCCTACTTCGATTGCTCTGCTTCATTCTAGTCTTCTGCCAGTAGCTGTTATGGGATTCTTTACTAAG CTCGCGTTAATAGTTGGAGGTCCGTTGGTCGGGAAGTTTATGGATAATTTCCCGAGAGTACCTGCACATGCTTGTCTGAATTGTGTTCAG GCTGCTGCTCAGTTGCTATCAGCCTCAATGGTAATATATGCCCATACCGTTCCACGTTCGGCTGCATCGTCGTCCATACTTCTCCAGCCTTGGTTTGTTACACTGATTTTTGCTGGTGCCATAGAGAGGTTATCTGGCATAGCATTGGGGGTTGCTATGGAGCGTGACTGGGTCGTGTTG TTAGCTGGAATTAATAGGCCTATTGCACTTGCAGAAGCTAATGCTGTTCTTAGTAGAATTGACCTTCTATGTGAG ATAGTTGGAGCATCTTTATTTGGCATTTTCCTCTCCAAGTACGACCCAGTGACTTGCTTGAAGTTCGCTGCAGGTTTAATGTTATGGTCCTTGCCAGTTGTG GTTGTACTTACATGGTTAACGAACCAACTCTCCACCGGTGTTCTCGATCGTGCAAAATGCTCACAAACCTGTTGTAGCAATCCCTCTAAAGTAAACTCGCCTGATGCTGAGAGTATAA TGGATGTGGGTGTAGAAGTTATTAAAAATGGATGGAAGGAATACTTGCAGCAACCAGCTCTTCCTGCAAGCCTTGCCTATGTTCTCCTCTACTTCAATGCAGTCCTCGCACCGGGAAGTTTGATGACGGCGTTCTTAACTCAGCAAG GGCTTAGTCCATCAATTATTGGGGGTTTTAGTGGACTATGTGCTTTCATGGGTGTTACTGCAACCTTTGTATCAGCAAATTTGGTCAGGCAATTCGGAATTTTGAAG GCTGGAGCAATTggattaatatttcaagctGCCCTTCTAACAGTTGCTGTTGCTGTGTACTGTAGTGGTTCTCTTTCCCGGCAGAgccctcttcttttcttcttatcTATGATC GTTCTATCTAGGTTGGGACACATGTCATATAATGTCGTGGGGCAACAGATTCTTCAAACTGGGATTCCGACATCGAAAACGAATCTCATTGCATCAACAGAGGTTTCGGTCGCTAGTTTAGCGGAGTCGATAATGTTGGGAGTTGCAATAATCGCCAACGATACTTCGCATTTTGGATTTCTAGCAATGTTGTCACTTCTATCTGTTGTTGGAGCAGCTGTGATGTTCTGCCAGTGGTTGTTGAATCCTACTGATGAACAAAGAAAACTTTTCTCTTTCGGCTCTCCGTTCGAGGTAAGTACGAAACACTCGGCTAAAACTCATTGA
- the LOC111799281 gene encoding solute carrier family 40 member 3, chloroplastic isoform X1 has translation MAIGYTLTLGQSHSFSCFKFSKSLHSSRVRCRFVSCGRLKNLNQTCISSSSRLERVISKCSITNPDVTFDQVSVEDDVQEVLSSVEADCSLPIVQLNSGFLEADTLTLQTEPLSLLTERTYVDSLLTTLPVLSEEEQNVLAATPAHPAGLYALYASCIAGNLVEQLWNFAWPTSIALLHSSLLPVAVMGFFTKLALIVGGPLVGKFMDNFPRVPAHACLNCVQAAAQLLSASMVIYAHTVPRSAASSSILLQPWFVTLIFAGAIERLSGIALGVAMERDWVVLLAGINRPIALAEANAVLSRIDLLCEIVGASLFGIFLSKYDPVTCLKFAAGLMLWSLPVVVVLTWLTNQLSTGVLDRAKCSQTCCSNPSKVNSPDAESIMDVGVEVIKNGWKEYLQQPALPASLAYVLLYFNAVLAPGSLMTAFLTQQGLSPSIIGGFSGLCAFMGVTATFVSANLVRQFGILKAGAIGLIFQAALLTVAVAVYCSGSLSRQSPLLFFLSMIVLSRLGHMSYNVVGQQILQTGIPTSKTNLIASTEVSVASLAESIMLGVAIIANDTSHFGFLAMLSLLSVVGAAVMFCQWLLNPTDEQRKLFSFGSPFEVSTKHSAKTH, from the exons atgGCTATTGGTTACACTCTTACACTCGGCCAATCCCACTCTTTTAgctgttttaaattttcaaaatcattgcATTCTTCTCGAGTTCGCTGTCGCTTTGTTTCTTGTGGACGGTTGAAGAATCTGAATCAGACTTGTATTTCTTCCAGCTCCAG GCTTGAGAGAGTCATTTCAAAATGTTCGATAACGAACCCCGATGTAACATTCGACCAAGTTTCAGTTGAAGACGACGTCCAAGAAGTGTTATCTTCTGTAGAAGCTGATTGTTCACTTCCCATTGTACAATTGAATTCCGGTTTCCTCGAGGCGGATACTTTGACTCTACAAACCGAACCTCTGAGTTTATTGACCGAAAGGACTTACGTCGATAGTCTTTTGACAACTTTGCCT GTTCTATCTGAGGAGGAGCAGAATGTTCTTGCAGCAACTCCAGCTCATCCAGCTGGGTTGTACG CTCTATATGCCTCATGTATTGCGGGGAATTTGGTCGAACAGCTTTGGAATTTTGCGTGGCCTACTTCGATTGCTCTGCTTCATTCTAGTCTTCTGCCAGTAGCTGTTATGGGATTCTTTACTAAG CTCGCGTTAATAGTTGGAGGTCCGTTGGTCGGGAAGTTTATGGATAATTTCCCGAGAGTACCTGCACATGCTTGTCTGAATTGTGTTCAG GCTGCTGCTCAGTTGCTATCAGCCTCAATGGTAATATATGCCCATACCGTTCCACGTTCGGCTGCATCGTCGTCCATACTTCTCCAGCCTTGGTTTGTTACACTGATTTTTGCTGGTGCCATAGAGAGGTTATCTGGCATAGCATTGGGGGTTGCTATGGAGCGTGACTGGGTCGTGTTG TTAGCTGGAATTAATAGGCCTATTGCACTTGCAGAAGCTAATGCTGTTCTTAGTAGAATTGACCTTCTATGTGAG ATAGTTGGAGCATCTTTATTTGGCATTTTCCTCTCCAAGTACGACCCAGTGACTTGCTTGAAGTTCGCTGCAGGTTTAATGTTATGGTCCTTGCCAGTTGTG GTTGTACTTACATGGTTAACGAACCAACTCTCCACCGGTGTTCTCGATCGTGCAAAATGCTCACAAACCTGTTGTAGCAATCCCTCTAAAGTAAACTCGCCTGATGCTGAGAGTATAA TGGATGTGGGTGTAGAAGTTATTAAAAATGGATGGAAGGAATACTTGCAGCAACCAGCTCTTCCTGCAAGCCTTGCCTATGTTCTCCTCTACTTCAATGCAGTCCTCGCACCGGGAAGTTTGATGACGGCGTTCTTAACTCAGCAAG GGCTTAGTCCATCAATTATTGGGGGTTTTAGTGGACTATGTGCTTTCATGGGTGTTACTGCAACCTTTGTATCAGCAAATTTGGTCAGGCAATTCGGAATTTTGAAG GCTGGAGCAATTggattaatatttcaagctGCCCTTCTAACAGTTGCTGTTGCTGTGTACTGTAGTGGTTCTCTTTCCCGGCAGAgccctcttcttttcttcttatcTATGATC GTTCTATCTAGGTTGGGACACATGTCATATAATGTCGTGGGGCAACAGATTCTTCAAACTGGGATTCCGACATCGAAAACGAATCTCATTGCATCAACAGAGGTTTCGGTCGCTAGTTTAGCGGAGTCGATAATGTTGGGAGTTGCAATAATCGCCAACGATACTTCGCATTTTGGATTTCTAGCAATGTTGTCACTTCTATCTGTTGTTGGAGCAGCTGTGATGTTCTGCCAGTGGTTGTTGAATCCTACTGATGAACAAAGAAAACTTTTCTCTTTCGGCTCTCCGTTCGAGGTAAGTACGAAACACTCGGCTAAAACTCATTGA
- the LOC111799281 gene encoding solute carrier family 40 member 3, chloroplastic isoform X3 yields MAIGYTLTLGQSHSFSCFKFSKSLHSSRVRCRFVSCGRLKNLNQTCISSSSRLERVISKCSITNPDVTFDQVSVEDDVQEVLSSVEADCSLPIVQLNSGFLEADTLTLQTEPLSLLTERTYVDSLLTTLPVLSEEEQNVLAATPAHPAGLYALYASCIAGNLVEQLWNFAWPTSIALLHSSLLPVAVMGFFTKLALIVGGPLVGKFMDNFPRVPAHACLNCVQAAAQLLSASMVIYAHTVPRSAASSSILLQPWFVTLIFAGAIERLSGIALGVAMERDWVVLLAGINRPIALAEANAVLSRIDLLCEIVGASLFGIFLSKYDPVTCLKFAAGLMLWSLPVVVVLTWLTNQLSTGVLDRAKCSQTCCSNPSKVNSPDAESIMDVGVEVIKNGWKEYLQQPALPASLAYVLLYFNAVLAPGSLMTAFLTQQGLSPSIIGGFSGLCAFMGVTATFVSANLVRQFGILKLHLSGWSNWINISSCPSNSCCCCVL; encoded by the exons atgGCTATTGGTTACACTCTTACACTCGGCCAATCCCACTCTTTTAgctgttttaaattttcaaaatcattgcATTCTTCTCGAGTTCGCTGTCGCTTTGTTTCTTGTGGACGGTTGAAGAATCTGAATCAGACTTGTATTTCTTCCAGCTCCAG GCTTGAGAGAGTCATTTCAAAATGTTCGATAACGAACCCCGATGTAACATTCGACCAAGTTTCAGTTGAAGACGACGTCCAAGAAGTGTTATCTTCTGTAGAAGCTGATTGTTCACTTCCCATTGTACAATTGAATTCCGGTTTCCTCGAGGCGGATACTTTGACTCTACAAACCGAACCTCTGAGTTTATTGACCGAAAGGACTTACGTCGATAGTCTTTTGACAACTTTGCCT GTTCTATCTGAGGAGGAGCAGAATGTTCTTGCAGCAACTCCAGCTCATCCAGCTGGGTTGTACG CTCTATATGCCTCATGTATTGCGGGGAATTTGGTCGAACAGCTTTGGAATTTTGCGTGGCCTACTTCGATTGCTCTGCTTCATTCTAGTCTTCTGCCAGTAGCTGTTATGGGATTCTTTACTAAG CTCGCGTTAATAGTTGGAGGTCCGTTGGTCGGGAAGTTTATGGATAATTTCCCGAGAGTACCTGCACATGCTTGTCTGAATTGTGTTCAG GCTGCTGCTCAGTTGCTATCAGCCTCAATGGTAATATATGCCCATACCGTTCCACGTTCGGCTGCATCGTCGTCCATACTTCTCCAGCCTTGGTTTGTTACACTGATTTTTGCTGGTGCCATAGAGAGGTTATCTGGCATAGCATTGGGGGTTGCTATGGAGCGTGACTGGGTCGTGTTG TTAGCTGGAATTAATAGGCCTATTGCACTTGCAGAAGCTAATGCTGTTCTTAGTAGAATTGACCTTCTATGTGAG ATAGTTGGAGCATCTTTATTTGGCATTTTCCTCTCCAAGTACGACCCAGTGACTTGCTTGAAGTTCGCTGCAGGTTTAATGTTATGGTCCTTGCCAGTTGTG GTTGTACTTACATGGTTAACGAACCAACTCTCCACCGGTGTTCTCGATCGTGCAAAATGCTCACAAACCTGTTGTAGCAATCCCTCTAAAGTAAACTCGCCTGATGCTGAGAGTATAA TGGATGTGGGTGTAGAAGTTATTAAAAATGGATGGAAGGAATACTTGCAGCAACCAGCTCTTCCTGCAAGCCTTGCCTATGTTCTCCTCTACTTCAATGCAGTCCTCGCACCGGGAAGTTTGATGACGGCGTTCTTAACTCAGCAAG GGCTTAGTCCATCAATTATTGGGGGTTTTAGTGGACTATGTGCTTTCATGGGTGTTACTGCAACCTTTGTATCAGCAAATTTGGTCAGGCAATTCGGAATTTTGAAG CTTCATTTGTCAGGCTGGAGCAATTggattaatatttcaagctGCCCTTCTAACAGTTGCTGTTGCTGTGTACTGTAG